The Arachis ipaensis cultivar K30076 chromosome B07, Araip1.1, whole genome shotgun sequence genome includes a window with the following:
- the LOC107609345 gene encoding receptor-like protein 12 has product MGHFMLLVVRVVLCVYMFMMFHFACLSSHLCHSQDSSALLHFKTQFIFNPSFFEYYDACDWPHVYPKTSTWENGTDCCSWMGVTCHSVSGHVIGLDLSCGALVGNMNPNSTLFHLTHLQTLNLAFNFFNHSPFSSQFSRFVSLTHLNLSDCQFKGEIPSQISHLSKLQSLDLSFNYGLMWKETSWKRMLQNATALREIVLDETDMSSISLTPKPLSNWSFSFSLVTLSLVDTEIRGYLTSHILCLPNLYELQLSNIQVHVPKLNCSASLSFLDLSWCQSLGSQIPDSFSNLTQLTFLDLSENGFNGSIPSLLSNLQHLTYLDLSANAFTGSFPSFLSNLHHLVYLDLSENKFTGQIPNVFDRLTNLQSLGLWDNNFQRKLPSSLFALTQLSSLDCSHNEIEGPLPDKVAFLNLTQLFLKGNLLNGTIPQWALSLKSLRYLDLSNNRFRGHISEITSYSLDHLDLCNNELQGNFPESIFHLVNLTHLCLSSDNWSGIVHFPLFSKLQNLEYLYLSGCNSLLLKSETSVNHTFSNLKTLQLLSSNITGWLEFSGKFPNLDFLKLSSNSLQGKVPEWIHGMDSLTYLNLAHNNVTLMDHFPWYRLEYLDLSFNSMADDISSFFCNATSLYIVNLSHNKFTGTFPQCLANSSSLAFRDLDLQMNKLHGTLPDTFLDLTTLNLNGNNLEGLLPKSLSKCSGLVDLDLGNNQFEDTFPNWLQNISNLEILVLRGNKLYGQIANLKSENIFPSLIIFDISCNNFSGSLPKAYIQNFQAMKIVHDVQSPLFYIETGWISLTFSDTAKEYVNSMIATIKRVSLTFTKIPYAFAIIDLSENKFEGEIPDDFGELHGLIGLNLSHNRLVGHIPHSLGNLTNLQSLDLSSNMLSGDIPTELVNLNFLEVLSLSQNQLVGPIPRGKQFDTFSNDSYEGNMGLCGFPLSIQCNNNVPLQQYPSSEAEDKFEFGWKPVAIGYACGMVLGIGLGYCVFSIGKPQWLVVLFGGKRTKRRSRRNRQRARTTLFQLFVAM; this is encoded by the coding sequence ATGGGGCATTTCATGTTGTTGGTTGTTAGAGTGGTGTTGTGTGTGTATATGTTTATGATGTTCCATTTTGCATGTTTGTCTTCTCATCTATGCCATTCCCAAGACAGCTCTGCCTTGCTTCACTTTAAGACCCAATTCATTTTTAACCCTTCCTTTTTTGAATATTATGATGCTTGTGACTGGCCTCATGTTTATCCAAAGACGAGTACATGGGAGAATGGGACAGATTGCTGCTCATGGATGGGTGTCACGTGCCACTCTGTGTCTGGTCACGTGATTGGCCTCGATCTCAGTTGTGGTGCACTTGTAGGTAATATGAATCCCAATAGCACTCTTTTTCATCTTACTCATCTCCAAACACTCAAccttgctttcaattttttcaatCATTCTCCATTCTCATCTCAGTTTAGTAGATTTGTGAGTCTCACACACTTGAATTTATCTGATTGTCAATTCAAAGGTGAAATTCCTTCCCAAATCTCACACCTTTCCAAATTACAATCACTTGATCTCTCTTTTAATTATGGTTTGATGTGGAAAGAAACAAGTTGGAAAAGAATGTTGCAAAATGCAACAGCTTTGCGTGAGATTGTATTGGATGAAACAGACATGTCTTCAATTAGCTTAACACCAAAGCCTTTGTCCAATTggtctttctctttctctttggtTACTCTTAGTCTTGTTGATACTGAAATAAGGGGATACTTGACTAGTCACATTCTCTGTTTACCCAATCTTTATGAGCTCCAGCTATCCAACATTCAAGTCCATGTTCCAAAGTTGAATTGCAgtgcttctcttagttttttggATCTTTCATGGTGTCAATCCCTAGGATCACAAATCCCTGATTCCTTTTCTAACCTCACACAGCTAACTTTTTTGGACTTGTCTGAAAATGGATTCAATGGTTCAATCCCATCATTGCTCTCAAACCTTCAGCATCTCACTTACTTGGACCTTTCAGCCAATGCATTCACTGGTTCGTTCCCATCATTTCTTTCAAACCTTCATCATCTTGTTTACTTGGATCTTTCAGAAAATAAGTTTACTGGTCAAATTCCAAATGTGTTTGATAGGCTAACCAATTTGCAATCCCTTGGCCTTTGGGATAATAATTTCCAAAGGAAGTTGCCATCCTCATTATTTGCCTTAACTCAACTCTCTTCCTTGGATTGTTCTCAtaatgaaattgagggaccacTACCTGACAAAGTAGCCTTTTTAAATCTCACTCAATTATTCTTAAAAGGCAACTTATTAAATGGCACAATTCCTCAATGGGCCTTATCTCTCAAGTCTTTGAGATACTTAGATCTATCAAATAACAGATTCAGAGGGCACATAAGTGAAATTACATCTTATTCCTTGGACCATTTAGACTTGTGCAACAATGAACTCCAAGGAAACTTTCCTGAATCCATTTTCCATCTTGTCAACCTTACTCATTTGTGCTTGTCTTCAGATAACTGGAGCGGTATTGTCCACTTCCCACTCTTCTCTAAGCTTCAAAACTTGGAGTATCTTTATCTTTCAGGTTGTAATTCATTATTGCTAAAATCTGAAACTAGTGTGAATCACACTTTCTCCAATTTGAAGACACTGCAGTTGCTTTCTAGCAATATTACTGGTTGGTTGGAATTCTCAGGAAAATTTCCAAATTTAGATTTTCTTAAATTGTCCAGCAATAGTCTTCAGGGAAAAGTGCCAGAATGGATACATGGTATGGATTCATTAACTTATTTGAATCTCGCACATAACAATGTTACATTGATGGACCATTTCCCGTGGTATCGACTTGAATACCTTGATCTTAGTTTCAACTCGATGGCTGATGACATTTCTTCCTTCTTTTGTAATGCAACCTCTCTGTACATTGTCAACTTGTCCCACAACAAATTCACAGGAACATTTCCACAGTGCCTTGCCAATAGCTCATCCCTTGCATTTCGAGATTTGGATCTACAAATGAACAAACTTCATGGAACTTTGCCAGATACCTTTTTGGATCTTACTACACTGAATCTCAATGGCAACAATTTGGAAGGTCTATTGCCGAAATCTTTGTCCAAATGCTCAGGACTTGTGGATTTGGATCTCGGTAACAATCAATTTGAGGACACATTTCCCAATTGGCTTCAGAATATATCAAATTTGGAAATACTGGTCTTACGAGGCAATAAGTTGTACGGTCAGATTGCAAATTTGAAATCTGAAAACATATTTCCAAGTTTGATTATTTTTGACatatcatgcaataactttagcgGCTCATTACCAAAAGCATACATACAAAATTTTCAAGCCATGAAGATTGTTCATGATGTGCAAAGCCCTTTGTTTTATATTGAAACAGGTTGGATAAGTCTTACTTTTAGCGACACAGCAAAAGAATATGTCAATTCTATGATTGCAACAATTAAAAGAGTCAGTCTTACTTTTACGAAAATTCCATATGCCTTTGCAATTATCGATTTGTCAGAAAACAAATTTGAAGGAGAGATTCCAGATGATTTTGGGGAGCTTCATGGACTCATAGGCCTCAATCTTTCTCATAACAGACTTGTTGGTCATATTCCCCACTCTTTGGGAAATTTGACAAATCTTCAATCATTGGATCTCTCCTCAAATATGCTTTCTGGGGATATTCCTACTGAATTGGTAAATCTGAACTTTCTTGAAGTCTTGAGTCTTTCCCAAAACCAGTTGGTGGGACCAATACCCAGAGGAAAACAATTTGATACATTTTCAAATGATTCCTATGAGGGAAACATGGGGTTATGTGGATTTCCATTGTCAATTCAATGCAACAACAATGTCCCTTTGCAACAATATCCATCTTCTGAGGCTGAAGACAAATTTGAATTTGGTTGGAAACCAGTGGCAATAGGATATGCATGTGGAATGGTACTTGGAATAGGATTGGGATATTGTGTTTTCTCAATTGGAAAGCCTCAATGGCTAGTGGTCCTCTTTGGAGGTAAAAGAACCAAAAGGAGGAGCCGTCGAAACCGCCAGCGTGCAAGAACAACTCTGTTTCAGCTTTTTGTTGCAATGTAA
- the LOC107606446 gene encoding uncharacterized protein LOC107606446, with amino-acid sequence MDTRRKPSTMAIECLEMFHGIDRTAFRMLTQVLHREVKQSLMVMAFLLSMETMGLNGIVQTAIKNEGWFMNSLADECVICLQCLLSQEFSGVVEKSRKLETLGHVLKTELTLYQVHRMRSVLLTLIPDTLSTICSRILGDITMDAVWLEYQRNPKELVGFNTQDQCISVAPEALSRHNNGRGLHMQQGGRQTEQDKGKQKYVCKELDDAERPKTLTVCFGRESMPTAEGIAEFFCNMFGHVVQRVTVMPRRDKDSGDFAFVLFNDASIPRIIMGDKNVVHHIIQGMKCWIRWWKGTHYRCVN; translated from the coding sequence ATGGATACTAGAAGGAAGCCCTCAACCATGGCAATCGAATGTTTGGAAATGTTCCATGGAATTGATCGAACTGCATTCAGGATGCTGACGCAAGTCCTTCACCGTGAAGTTAAACAGTCCCTGATGGTCATGGCATTTCTACTGTCAATGGAGACAATGGGATTGAATGGTATTGTGCAAACAGCCATAAAAAATGAAGGCTGGTTTATGAACAGTCTTGCCGATGAATGTGTCATCTGTTTGCAATGCCTACTATCTCAGGAGTTCTCTGGGGTTGTGGAGAAGTCCAGAAAACTCGAAACCCTCGGACACGTGCTGAAAACCGAGCTCACGTTATACCAGGTTCATAGGATGAGATCCGTCCTCCTAACGCTAATTCCCGATACCCTATCAACCATTTGCTCTAGAATTCTAGGTGACATAACGATGGATGCCGTGTGGTTGGAGTACCAGAGGAATCCTAAAGAACTAGTGGGTTTCAACACACAGGACCAGTGCATATCGGTTGCACCAGAGGCATTGAGTAGGCATAACAATGGCCGAGGATTGCATATGCAACAAGGAGGAAGGCAAACTGAGCAAGATAAGGGAAAGCAGAAGTACGTCTGCAAGGAGCTGGATGACGCGGAACGTCCAAAGACACTGACCGTATGCTTCGGTCGAGAGTCCATGCCCACTGCAGAAGGCATTGCTGAGTTTTTCTGCAACATGTTTGGTCATGTGGTTCAAAGGGTAACAGTCATGCCTCGGAGGGACAAAGACTCGGGTGATTTTGCTTTCGTTCTTTTCAACGACGCATCAATCCCGCGCATTATCATGGGGGACAAAAATGTCGTTCATCATATCATACAGGGCATGAAATGTTGGATCAGATGGTGGAAAGGAACACATTATCGCTGTGTGAATTAG
- the LOC107606445 gene encoding protein FAR1-RELATED SEQUENCE 5-like — translation MSINEDDVKNDSDNDLGDDFDYQPNAEDDAEDDDVDSLDSTSKSEEVCGVKRIADLMVEDIWNLEFRTEDEACQFYNAYSCWHGFVMRKDDVVRDNQGRIISRQLVCNKEGWRNMRYLHLDDRSREARSLTRTKCPARLRVKLDYGCGRWKVSCFVESHNHDLTPPQFAHLVPANRRLTVTDRVQVENLHNFGVRTCHIMGYIAFQKGGYRHAGFTRKDLYNHIDRYRRAKVKNGDANAAINYLIGKSSNDPLFFGKYTFTSDERLEHIFWTDGQSIIDYHCFGDIVAFDSTYKKNKYNKPLVIFSGCNHHGQTVIFGSGLLSDETTETYKWLLETFVEAMGGKSPKAVITDGDLAMRDAIKNVLPEATHRLCGWHLQRNACENIKNPNFLRDFKGLIYDNNDQRDFDRRWAAILDKHNLVGSTWMEKTYETREMWSHCFLRDKFFGYIRTTSQCEGINSLIRFYVNRKNTLIDFMHNLDRALKEYRNNELIADYKSQCSEPVMITSLEVYERSVSCYFTRNIFKEIRNEIQRAEALNITVLSTTLDKVEFSVTALGDPAKDRRVEVDRGKKLFSCSCKLFESRGIPCSHIFCAMKFENILEFPDSLIYKRWTKNAKNEFISTEMHVNDDIERVLKFRVGALASNCNKLCDIACKDLADFDEVQSELVNLVIRLQSRKQGKSTPNVNVEGINDPFVVKSKGAPSKKSSWRKKRACSNCHKYGHYYKRCPDLMQHSVEGNHRDRSYGNASAKDSGFSPERFANSSRSFSIKSEHLSGPNTKPFKKGGTRKFTGTGMRNRKGKDNTFVEVKESQQDRRHSFTNYECINDVVDDKCDTRHVQIDVRDPLPSSLPCGNKQGSYMTLFASMHRTR, via the exons ATGTCCATAAACGAGGATGATGTGAAGAATGATTCTGATAATGATTTGGGTGATGATTTCGATTATCAACCGAATGCAGAAGACGATGCTGAAGACGACGATGTGGATTCGCTGGATTCTACTAGCAAGAGTGAAGAAGTTTGTGGTGTAAAAAGAATAGCAGATTTAATGGTGGAGGATATTTGGAACCTGGAGTTTAGGACAGAGGATGAGGCCTGCCAGTTTTATAACGCTTATTCTTGTTGGCATGGATTTGTAATGAGGAAGGACGACGTGGTTAGGGATAATCAAGGTAGAATAATTAGCAGGCAACTTGTTTGCAACAAAGAGGGCTGGAGGAATATGAGGTATCTCCATCTGGATGATAGATCAAGGGAGGCAAGGTCACTAACGCGAACCAAGTGTCCAGCTCGGCTTAGGGTAAAGCTTGACTACGGCTGCGGTAGATGGAAGGTATCATGTTTTGTCGAATCTCATAACCACGATCTGACGCCACCCCAATTTGCGCATCTGGTTCCGGCCAATCGTCGTCTCACTGTGACTGATAGAGTCCAAGTggaaaatcttcataattttggtGTCAGGACCTGCCATATTATGGGGTATATTGCGTTCCAGAAGGGTGGATATCGTCATGCTGGCTTCACACGGAAAGATTTGTACAACCACATCGATCGGTATCGTCGGGCAAAAGTTAAAAACGGGGATGCCAATGCGGCAATAAACTATTTGATTGGCAAGTCAAGCAACGATCCGCTGTTCTTTGGAAAGTATACGTTCACTAGTGACGAAAGGCTGGAGCATATTTTTTGGACAGATGGGCAGTCAATTATCGACTATCACTGCTTTGGAGATATTGTTGCCTTTGATTCAACCTACAAGAAGAATAAATACAACAAGCCTTTGGTCATTTTCTCAGGATGCAATCATCACGGGCAGACTGTTATCTTCGGCTCCGGCCTACTATCCGACGAAACCACAGAGACGTATAAGTGGTTGTTGGAAACCTTTGTTGAAGCGATGGGTGGGAAAAGTCCAAAAGCAGTAATAACTGACGGAGACCTTGCCATGCGAGATGCAATCAAGAATGTTCTGCCTGAAGCGACCCATCGGTTATGCGGATGGCATCTGCAGAGAAATGCATGTGAGAATATAAAGAATCCTAATTTCCTGCGCGATTTTAAGGGTCTTATATATGACAACAACGACCAGAGAGACTTTGATCGGAGATGGGCAGCCATTTTGGATAAGCACAACCTTGTTGGCAGTACCTGGATGGAAAAGACGTACGAAACTCGTGAGATGTGGTCCCATTGTTTCCTCCGGGATAAGTTTTTCGGTTACATAAGGACGACATCACAGTGTGAAGGTATAAATTCTCTCATCAGATTTTATGTTAATCGCAAGAACACCCTCATTGACTTCATGCATAACCTGGATAGGGCCTTAAAGGAGTATAGAAACAACGAGTTAATAGCTGACTATAAGTCTCAGTGCTCAGAGCCAGTGATGATTACCTCGTTGGAGGTATATGAAAGATCTGTATCATGTTATTTCACGCGAAACATTTTCAAGGAAATTCGTAATGAGATTCAGAGGGCAGAGGCTTTGAATATAACGGTACTAAGCACAACCTTGGACAAGGTAGAGTTCAGTGTGACTGCTCTCGGAGACCCGGCCAAAGATCGACGGGTAGAAGTCGATAGAGGTAAGAAGCTGTTCTCGTGCTCGTGCAAGCTGTTTGAATCACGTGGTATTCCCTGTAGTCATATCTTCTGTGCCATGAAGTTCGAAAACATACTTGAGTTTCCAGATTCGTTGATATACAAAAGGTGGACAAAGAATGCAAAGAACGAATTTATTAGCACAGAAATGCATGTGAATGATGACATCGAAAGGGTCTTAAAGTTTCGAGTTGGAGCATTGGCATCGAATTGCAACAAGCTGTGTGATATTGCTTGCAAGGATCTTGCAGACTTTGATGAAGTCCAGTCTGAACTTGTCAATTTAGTTATCCGTCTGCAGTCACGCAAACAAGGCAAGTCAACTCCTAATGTTAACGTGGAAGGCATCAACGATCCATTTGTTGTCAAAAGCAAAGGAGCCCCTTCCAAGAAGTCTTCTTGGAGGAAGAAGAGAGCATGCTCTAATTGCCACAAGTACGGTCATTACTACAAGCGCTGTCCAGATCTGATGCAGCATAGTGTTGAAGGTAACCATCGCGATCGATCATACGGCAATGCATCAGCCAAGGACTCAGGTTTTAGTCCAGAGAGGTTTGCTAATTCTTCGAGGTCGTTCTCAATTAAGTCCGAACACCTCTCAGGACCTAATACCAAG CCTTTTAAAAAGGGTGGAACAAGGAAGTTTACGGGGACGGGTATGAGGAACCGGAAGGGTAAAGACAACACTTTTGTTGAG GTGAAGGAGTCACAGCAGGACAGGAGACATTCATTCACGAACTATGAATGCATTAATGATGTTGTTGATGATAAATGTGACACACGACATGTGCAGATCGATGTCCGAGATCCGTTACCATCGTCATTGCCCTGTGGCAACAAACAAGGATCGTACATGACATTGTTTGCGTCGATGCATAGGACACGTTGA